The following coding sequences lie in one Aspergillus puulaauensis MK2 DNA, chromosome 3, nearly complete sequence genomic window:
- a CDS encoding uncharacterized protein (COG:S;~EggNog:ENOG410PJG5;~InterPro:IPR001214;~PFAM:PF00856;~go_function: GO:0005515 - protein binding [Evidence IEA]), with translation MRPDGWPGEEHELFTQWAISQGIIVNGVGPAKFPGRGLGMIAMRSIQENEAIVRVPRQVMLTVDAIPSSFASKFAEGTPVHALLAAFLCHGEPEDLEQYELWRKTWPTRDDFEDCMPILWPETLRACSSSGTATILPPSISGCWKSVPKEKLKFEYESSHQKLLLQQEQRLRKAWESVVAVFPETSKEIYSYYWLIVNTRSFFYLMPGQEPPEDRNDAMALLPFADYFNHSDVACDVKFDGQEYVFKAVKAYEAGEEIFMSYGPHPNDFLFTEYGFYLDENESEALYLDDIVFRDLSTSIQEELNLQQYFGNYQVTTTGVCYRTEIAACIKYMPLEDWQNYVLGYSTRGVDEKKSEEIIRDWIRTYIKEADLAIDELGNLGSSKIGQEHQGKVQILLKRWKQIKELCNKALQAV, from the exons ATGAGGCCAGATGGGTGGCCTGGTGAGGAACATGAATTGTTCACGCAATGGGCAATATCCCAGGGCATCATTGTGAATGGCGTTGGCCCAGCAAAGTTCCCAGGGCGTGGTCTAGGAATGATAGCCATGCGGAGTATACAA GAGAATGAGGCGATTGTGAGAGTCCCACGACAAGTAATGTTGACAGTAGATGCGATTCCATCTTCATTCGCTAGCAAATTTGCTGAGGGAACACCGGTACATGCGCTTCTAGCTGCATTCTTGTGTCATGGCGAGCCAGAGGACCTGGAGCAGTATGAGCTTTGGAGAAAAACCTGGCCAACCCGGGACGATTTTGAAGATTGCATGCCGATTTTATGGCCAGAGACTTTGCgtgcttgctcttcttctggaacGGCCACTATTCTACCACCGTCAATATCGGGTTGCTGGAAGAGTGTACCGAAAGAGAAACTGAAGTTCGAATATGAGTCTTCCCACCAGaagcttctcctccagcaggaACAACGATTGCGCAAGGCATGGGAGAGCGTGGTTGCTGTTTTCCCAGAGACCAGCAAGGAAATTTACTCCTATTACTGGTTGATTGTCAACACAAGGAGCTTCTTCTATCTGATGCCTGGCCAGGAGCCGCCTGAAGATCGGAACGATGCTATGGCGTTACTTCCATTCGCTGATTACTTCAATCATTCCGATGTGGCA TGCGATGTGAAGTTTGATGGCCAAGAATACGTCTTCAAGGCTGTGAAAGCGTACG aggcgggcgaggagattTTCATGAGTTATGGGCCTCATCCAAACGACTTTCTCTTCACCGAAT ATGGATTCTACCTAGACGAAAACGAATCCGAGGCATTATACTTGGATGATATAGTATTTCGAGACCTCAGCACATCCATTCAGGAAGAGTTGAACCTGCAGCAGTACTTCGG CAACTATCAAGTCACAACCACGGGAGTGTGTTACCGGACCGAAATTGCCGCTTGCATTAAATATATGCCACTCGAAGACTGGCAGAACTACGTCCTCGGCTACTCTACCAGAGGAGTAGATGAAAAGAAGTCGGAAGAAATTATCCGAGACTGGATCCGTACATATATAAAAGAGGCGGATTTGGCTATAGATGAATTGGGTAATCTTGGGTCTAGCAAGATAGGCCAAGAGCACCAGGGGAAGGTGCAAATATTGTTGAAGAGGTGGAAGCAAATCAAGGAACTCTGTAATAAAGCGTTGCAAGCCGTATAA
- a CDS encoding ketopantoate reductase family protein (COG:H;~EggNog:ENOG410PMYW;~InterPro:IPR003710,IPR013752,IPR036291,IPR013332, IPR008927,IPR013328;~PFAM:PF02558,PF08546;~SECRETED:SignalP(1-23);~go_function: GO:0008677 - 2-dehydropantoate 2-reductase activity [Evidence IEA];~go_function: GO:0016491 - oxidoreductase activity [Evidence IEA];~go_process: GO:0015940 - pantothenate biosynthetic process [Evidence IEA];~go_process: GO:0055114 - oxidation-reduction process [Evidence IEA]): MVFGHHLLVSHMLGVRPLLRAAASEVCGAKARIHHQIFSSRLASTWTQDADRASPESENRRLSGRIHILGVGNVGTFVAHSLASQPSPPPITLLLHNPGVFYAFQKRKQCLAINSAGLDDIKTGFDVSVLSDGTWYTLPYGAEGNNAPAGGERIAEDMAKNEAEIEAKMADIEEDTEPIECLIVTAKAPATVAALRSVQHRLTPESTVLFIQNGMGVIDAVNKKVFPEPTLRPHYMLGIVSHGLAQRQDRFHVTHTGVGTTILGPVPSQNSRTLASTDKEPDWAPSTKYLLRTLTLTPPLVAVAETPSSIMLYQLEKLAMNSIINPLTALMNCRNGEILYNYSFTRVMRLLLFEVSSVICSLPELQGIPGVENRFSPERLRGMITQLANKTAKNHSSMLQDVRSNKTTEIEFLNGYIIGRGEELGIKCVANYMIKHLVLAKQRESRQKDFSAIPIDITDDPKNSVS, from the coding sequence ATGGTGTTCGGTCACCACCTCTTAGTCTCGCATATGTTGGGAGTCCGTCCGCTCTTGCGGGCAGCGGCCTCGGAAGTATGCGGTGCTAAGGCGCGTATTCATCACCAGATATTTTCTAGCCGACTGGCATCAACATGGACGCAAGATGCGGACAGGGCCTCCCCGGAGAGTGAAAACCGCCGACTATCTGGCCGCATTCATATTCTCGGGGTTGGAAATGTCGGTACATTTGTCGCCCATTCGCTCGCGAGCCAGCCATCTCCCCCACCTAtcactcttcttctccacaaTCCGGGGGTATTCTATGCTTTTCAGAAACGGAAACAGTGCCTGGCCATCAATAGCGCCGGCCTAGACGATATCAAGACTGGCTTCGACGTCAGTGTCCTCTCCGACGGAACTTGGTACACGTTGCCTTATGGAGCTGAAGGGAATAATGCGCCAGCGGGTGGAGAGCGCATCGCTGAAGATATGGCCAAAAATGAAGCCGAAATCGAGGCTAAAATGGCAGATATTGAAGAGGATACCGAACCAATTGAGTGTTTAATAGTTACCGCCAAAGCACCTGCAACTGTAGCTGCGCTGCGATCTGTACAGCACCGATTGACACCCGAATCCACCGTACTGTTCATCCAAAATGGCATGGGGGTTATCGATGCAGTAAACAAGAAAGTTTTCCCAGAGCCTACACTCCGCCCACACTACATGCTTGGTATCGTCAGTCATGGCCTTGCTCAGCGACAGGATAGGTTTCACGTCACGCACACAGGGGTGGGCACAACGATCCTAGGTCCGGTGCCATCACAAAACTCCAGAACCCTGGCATCGACCGATAAGGAGCCAGATTGGGCCCCGAGTACCAAATATTTACTGCGCACATTGACACTTACGCCGCCTTtggttgctgttgcagaGACCCCTTCCTCCATTATGCTATATCAGCTGGAGAAATTGGCCATGAATTCCATTATCAATCCACTGACTGCATTGATGAACTGTCGAAATGGcgaaatattatataactacaGCTTCACGCGTGTGATGAGATTACTTCTTTTTGAGGTCTCCAGCGTGATCTGCAGTTTACCAGAGCTGCAGGGCATACCTGGGGTTGAAAATCGCTTTTCTCCAGAGCGTTTGCGCGGGATGATAACGCAGCTTGCAAACAAAACAGCTAAAAACCATAGCTCCATGCTGCAGGACGTTCGATCTAACAAAACAACAGAGATCGAGTTTCTGAACGGATATATTATAGGAAGGGGCGAGGAACTCGGCATAAAATGCGTGGCGAACTACATGATCAAACACCTTGTGCTTGCAAAACAACGCGAATCACGGCAGAAGGATTTCAGCGCTATTCCTATTGACATCACGGACGACCCCAAGAACAGTGTATCTTGA
- a CDS encoding Sas10/Utp3/C1D family protein (COG:A;~EggNog:ENOG410PR5T;~InterPro:IPR011082,IPR007146;~PFAM:PF04000) — MESVDLIPLIEQLDDNVDDLEEALAPILESTVVESSKKLPVLDKAKFHVLITYALESLIFSYLRLHGVKATEHPVFRELTRVRQYFDKIKSLETDPEQRTMVLDKQAAGRFIKHGLAGNEKFDLQREEQMAKEKARAQLKASLLAKKAGATPEASSKVASGDSEDSDANPNTGPASGVEETDASQSMKTSDKDAGRARKHKNSKTKSGAKDGKHKKGRSKEERRERRNERRKKKDESRKARKET, encoded by the exons ATGGAATCTGTAGACTTGATTCCGCTGATTGAGCAACTGGACGATAATGTCGATGATCTCGAAGAGGCCCTTGCGCCGATTCTGGAGAGCACTGTCGTTGAATCTTCCAAGAAGCTGCCGGTTCTAGACAAAGCGAAGTTTCATGTCTTGATTACTTATGCTTTGGAGTCACTGATATTCT CGTATTTGCGCCTACACGGTGTAAAAGCTACAGAGCATCCGGTTTTCAGAGAACTAACCAGAGTGAGACAATATTTCGACAAGATAAAGTCGCTGGAGACGGATCCAGAGCAAAGGACTATGGTGCTTGATAAACAAGCTGCCGGGCGTTTTATTAAACATGGGCTT GCCGGAAACGAGAAATTTGATTTGCAACGGGAGGAGCAAatggccaaggagaaagctcgCGCGCAACTGAAAGCATCACTCTTAGCTAAGAAAGCAGGCGCCACGCCCGAGGCATCGTCCAAAGTTGCTTCAGGCGATTCCGAAGATTCCGacgccaaccccaacaccggACCTGCGAGCGGTGTCGAGGAGACCGATGCCTCACAAAGTATGAAAACTTCCGACAAGGATGCTGGCCGTGCTCGGAAACACAAGAATAGCAAAACTAAGTCCGGTGCAAAAGATGGCAAACACAAAAAGGGTCGCAGTAAGGAAGAACGCAGGGAGCGCCGCAatgagagaaggaaaaagaaggatgaaTCGAGGAAAGCGAGAAAGGAAACATGA
- a CDS encoding uncharacterized protein (BUSCO:EOG09265RGS;~COG:S;~EggNog:ENOG410PQKG;~InterPro:IPR009069,IPR018648) has translation MPRQRRGAAPTPARSAPTRPTAPAQPARAPYGQQQQPHSTAAHPPAASQAPPAPAPAQQSAGPGLFGQMASTAAGVAVGSSIGHAIGGLFSGGGSSAPAEAQQAPPAEAQPMDNGLWQSSATNSSWETPACETDIRNFRKCMDDNQGNMSICGWYLDQLKACQAAAKPY, from the exons ATGCCTCGCCAACGCCGTGGCGCTGCTCCTACTCCCGCGCGCAGCGCTCCCACTCGTCCTACTGCACCCGCTCAGCCGGCTCGTGCGCCATatggccagcagcagcagcctcacTCGACCGCTGCTCACCCTCCGGCTGCTTCTCAGGctcccccagccccagctccCGCCCAGCAGAGCGCTGGTCCCGGTCTTTTCGGCCAGATGGCTTCCACCGCTGC TGGTGTAGCAGTCGGTTCCTCCATCGGCCACGCCATAGGTGGTCTTTTCTCCGGCGGCGGCTCCAGCGCTCCTGCCGAGGCCCAGCAGGCCCCTCCTGCAGAGGCCCAGCCTATGGACAACGGTCTCTGGCAGAGCAGCGCAACGAACAGCTCCTGGGAGACTCCCGCCTGCGAAACTGACATCCGCAACTTCCGCAAGTGCATGGATGACAACCAGGGTAACATGTCCATTTGCGGATGGTACCTTGACCAGCTG AAAGCTTGCCAGGCTGCTGCTAAGCCTTACTAA
- a CDS encoding UBX domain protein (COG:O;~EggNog:ENOG410PNS0;~InterPro:IPR029071,IPR036249,IPR001012;~PFAM:PF00789;~go_function: GO:0005515 - protein binding [Evidence IEA]) — MFFAGSLQKGIALAVQESKAVVCFVPDDGEVSSTWQDEYFTGDEFTELLKARSVLLRIAKDSPEAGFLASVCPVTQYPTVVIIRNGMLREYIMPNVSKDEFRNRLTAAIDDIKPEAQVAAPSVAHQPPQQPQETHSPAPAPEPVVTPPARSAPASETPSKPEQASRDTRENKSSDKGKKPVYAGGPQSQPRKQEEHKPRQSQIGSREKSQEKDTKGKAPIRAAKKEKLADEPPARRPTQPAGPPTQYRLQVRLFDGSSVRSTFSPTQTIHKDVRPWLDGQLEEKKPYNLKHILTPLPNKTLTITEEDQTLRELITGSTATFVMVPIKTYIEAYSESGSLPVRALSSAYGLVTSVIGGTVGYVGSFVGYAQNTIAQPEPSQPSASQQSTDSTRRPRPWGPNIRTLGDQGSEQDSQFYNGNQLNFEPRQNDER, encoded by the exons ATGTTCTTCGCCGGCTCTTTACAGAAAGGAATCGCCCTAGCCGTCCAGGAGTCCAAGGCCGTTGTTTGCTTTGTGCCAG ATGATGGCGAGGTCAGCTCAACATGGCAAGACGAATACTTTACGGGTGACGAG TTTACAGAGCTACTCAAAGCGCGATCTGTCCTATTGCGCATCGCCAAAGACAGCCCGGAGGCTGGGTTCCTAGCTTCTGTCTGCCCCGTCACACAATACCCGACGGTTGTTATCATTAG GAATGGGATGCTACGGGAATATATCATGCCGAATGTCTCGAAAGACGAGTTCCGCAACCGACTTACGGCCGCTATAGATGATATTAAACCTGAAGCCCAGGTAGCTGCGCCTTCGGTAGCTCATCAACCaccccagcagcctcagGAAACGCACTCCcccgctccagctccggaGCCTGTTGTAACACCCCCAGCGCGAAGTGCGCCGGCATCCGAGACGCCATCAAAACCGGAACAGGCTAGTCGGGATACACGCGAGAATAAATCCAGTGATAAGGGAAAGAAGCCTGTATATGCTGGAGGCCCTCAAAGTCAACCTCGAAAGCAGGAAGAACATAAGCCCCGCCAGTCCCAAATTGGCTCTCGGGAAAAGAGCCAGGAAAAGGATACGAAAGGCAAAGCACCAATACGAGCTGCAAAGAAAGAGAAGTTGGCGGATGAACCACCAGCTCGTCGGCCCACACAACCAGCAGGGCCTCCAACACAATATCGTCTACAAGTGCGACTCTTCGATGGAAGTTCCGTGCGATCAACCTTTTCGCCCACGCAGACTATCCACAAAGATGTTCGCCCTTGGCTTGATGGTCAACtagaggaaaagaaaccgtATAATCTCAAGCACATTCTCACGCCCTTGCCTAATAAGACCCTTACAATCACTGAAGAGGACCAAACACTACGTGAACTCATCACCGGCTCCACAGCAACCTTTGTCATGGTCCCTATCAAAACATATATAGAGGCGTACTCGGAATCAGGGTCTTTACCCGTCCGGGCGCTGTCTTCGGCGTATGGGTTGGTTACATCTGTAATTGGCGGCACGGTAGGGTATGTCGGATCCTTCGTCGGGTACGCCCAAAACACCATTGCACAACCAGAGCCGAGTCAGCCCAGCGCGTCACAGCAATCTACCGACAGTACAAGGCGCCCTCGGCCGTGGGGGCCCAATATTCGGACACTTGGAGATCAGGGAAGTGAGCAGGATAGTCAATTCTATAATGGTAACCAG TTAAATTTTGAACCAAGACAAAATGATGAGCGATGA
- the SHY1 gene encoding cytochrome oxidase assembly protein SHY1 (BUSCO:EOG09263V60;~COG:C;~EggNog:ENOG410PJEJ;~InterPro:IPR002994;~PFAM:PF02104;~TransMembrane:2 (i82-100o288-307i);~go_component: GO:0016020 - membrane [Evidence IEA]): MRPIFSVLQRAAPRAWQHPISSSARSPRTAFKLDSICARCRRQQTQVRFFNGQQMGDDQRWLSVVDHPAQVVRTGRKHGPGLIILALIPIISFALGTWQIQRLDWKTKLIAKYEDRLVREPLPLPPRVDPGVVSEFDYRRVYVTGRLRHDQEMLIGPRMREGQDGFMVITPLERGEGESTVLVNRGWISKKIMDQKDRPEGLPKGEVTVEGLIREPWKKNMFTPDNKPEEGRFYFPDVEQMAALTGSQPVWIEQTMVQDLLEAMDREAKGIPIGRAAEVNLRNNHSQYIFTWYGLSLATSIMLWMIIRKRPNEATRRVRQNVNW; this comes from the exons ATGCGACCTATTTTCTCGGTTCTCCAGCGGGCCGCTCCTCGGGCATGGCAACATCCCATATCCTCGTCTGCTCGAAGCCCGCGCACAGCATTCAAGCTCGATTCAATTTGTGCCAgatgccgccgccaacagACTCAGGTCCGTTTCTTCAACGGTCAACAAATGGGTGATGATCAGCGTTGGCTATCAGTCGTGGACCACCCCGCACAGGTTGTCCGAACCGGCCGCAAACATGGACCAGGTTTGATAATCCTGG CATTAATCCCTATCATTTCTTTCGCCCTCGGAACATGGCAAATCCAACGCCTGGACTGGAAAACGAAGTTGATTGCGAAATATGAAGACCGCCTTGTTAGAGAACCTCTCCCGCTACCTCCACGTGTCGACCCAGGTGTCGTTTCTGAATTTGATTATCGCCGTGTCTATGTAACAGGTCGGCTCCGGCATGACCAGGAGATGTTGATTGGGCCGCGCATGCGTGAAGGTCAGGACGGATTTATGGTTATCACCCCACTGGAGAGGGGGGAAGGGGAAAGTACGGTGTTGGTTAACAGGGGATGGATCTCTAAGAAGATAATGGACCAGAAAGACAGGCCGGAGGGGCTACCAAAGGGCGAAGTGACGGTTGAAGGCTTGATACGGGAaccttggaagaagaatatGTTTACACCGGATAACAAGCCGGAGGAAGGAAGATTCTACTTTCCGGATGTTGAGCAAATGGCTGCACTGACAGGCAGTCAGCCAGTATGGATAGAGCAGACGATGG TCCAGGATCTGCTTGAGGCAATGGACCGGGAAGCCAAGGGCATTCCCATTGGCCGTGCTGCTGAAGTTAACCTAAGGAACAACCACAGCCAGTACATCTTCACATG GTACGGATTATCTCTCGCGACATCTATCATGCTATGGATGATTATTCGGAAGCGGCCCAACGAGGCTACCCGCCGTGTCCGTCAGAATGTAAATTGGTAA
- a CDS encoding uncharacterized protein (COG:B;~EggNog:ENOG410PNIP;~InterPro:IPR009072,IPR035425;~PFAM:PF15630,PF15511;~go_function: GO:0046982 - protein heterodimerization activity [Evidence IEA]) — protein MSNTPNPRGRRPARDSGVSEASTPAGDTTLTRLQRLPIHSRYPSTPRRPAGSTTPSANRSASRWGTPGNRGGGPSTPYGLRAMQRRAANTPGRNRRKSGAVQRETVFDVLRNLSKALAPESQPIRSSPQVQPEPEPESEVDEFDELDNEPAPERPRLSLPLEDVGDEDDDTSPEIRPPRMSMALEDDDMTHTSVEFPRRATFDRDRGRLSMMSLGAPRLSENFADTTGLEIGSDAGDDTGVIRNDDEGQDETLISQGAFDRGGETDDIGRFNLDFNFPSPAAPVDLDPDEPMNDDEGFELPVDDLEEPGLGPGSDGSDVGDTTGGFGLELYPPDRVSMSESPGLVGGGLREEDTVIQGKKQKKLSRHGIPVPNMPAGVVRKLATRFARARAGPKAKISKTTLTAIEQASSWYFEQASEDLAAYSKHAGRKTIDEADVTALMRRQRHLNNNTTVFSLAQKHLPKELLQDMRLAMPPR, from the exons ATGTCGAATACTCCAAATCCGCGTGGACGCCGGCCCGCGCGAGATTCCGGGGTCTCTGAAGCATCTACCCCAGCCGGTGATACTACACTTACTAGG CTGCAGCGCCTTCCCATTCACTCGCGCTATCCATCTACACCGAGACGGCCTGCGGGATCTACAACCCCATCGGCGAACAGATCGGCTTCACGATGGGGGACACCAGGGAACAGAGGTGGGGGGCCGTCGACTCCCTATGGACTCCGCGCAATGCAACGGCGCGCAGCGAATACTCCCGGTCGGAATCGTCGAAAGAGCGGAGCAGTCCAGCGCGAAACGGTTTTCGATGTTCTCCGAAACCTTAGTAAAG CTCTCGCGCCAGAATCACAACCTATACGGTCATCACCGCAGGTTCAACCGGAACCGGAGCCGGAATCCGAGGTTGACGAATTTGACGAGCTTGATAATGAGCCTGCGCCTGAGAGGCCACGGCTATCCTTACCGTTGGAGGACGttggagacgaggatgatgacacAAGTCCTGAAATACGCCCACCGCGAATGTCTATGGCactggaggatgatgatatgaCACATACTTCTGTGGAATTTCCTCGGAGAGCCACATTTGACCGCGATAGAGGCCGACTGTCTATGATGAGTCTAGGCGCCCCCCGGCTGAGTGAAAACTTTGCGGATACTACCGGATTGGAAATCGGTTCAGATGCTGGTGATGATACTGGTGTGATACGGAACGATGATGAAGGTCAGGACGAAACTCTCATCAGTCAGGGTGCTTTCGACAGAGG TGGAGAAACGGATGATATCGGGCGGTTCAATCTTGATTTTAATTTTCCATCACCTGCTGCCCCGGTTGATCTAGACCCGGATGAGCCCATGAACGACGACGAAGGGTTTGAGCTACCTGTAGACGACCTTGAAGAACCAGGACTTGGCCCTGGGTCGGATGGTAGTGACGTCGGTGATACTACCGGAGGCTTCGGCCTAGAGCTATATCCTCCAGATAGGGTTTCCATGAGTGAAAGTCctgggcttgttggaggAGGGCTACGTGAAGAAGACACAGTTATACAgggcaagaagcagaagaagctaTCGCGGCATGGTATTCCAGTTCCTAATATGCCTGCCGGTGTCGTCCGGAAATTGGCTACGCGGTTTGCACGAGCACGAGCCGGCCCAAAAGCAAAGATCAGCAAGACCACTCTAACAGCGATCGAGCAAGCATCTTCATGGTACTTCGAACAAGCTAGCGAGGATCTAGCGGCATATTCAAAACACGCTGGGCGCAAAACTATTGACGAGGCCGACGTCACTGCATTGATGAGGAG GCAACGCCATCTCAACAATAATACTACGGTGTTCTCTCTGGCCCAAAAGCACCTACCGAAGGAGCTCTTGCAGGACATGAGACTCGCGATGCCTCCCAGATGA
- a CDS encoding uncharacterized protein (BUSCO:EOG09264KTU;~COG:S;~EggNog:ENOG410PMXA;~InterPro:IPR032704;~PFAM:PF14617,PF00270), translating to MQTNMSGETKTSTGLAAKMEKKRKRQAEEPSKQSKSDAPNKSTGAASDGPKDKKRKSGKNKKDKKDKEDQADKPKTIKGEPLQKERKGTVDEAIGKMDGRLLADHFIQKAKRHNKELTAVELNDLSVPDSAFLDTSSFTSSRTLENLPDFLKSFNPKGFSLADSSEKKGTPHTIVVSPAGLRAADVVRALRMFQTKESPIGKLFAKHIKLEEAKQFLERARVGIGAGTPARISDLIETGSLKLDELKRIVIDGSHVDQKQRGIFDMKETHLPLLQLLTRPELRERYGDMGKKIEILVF from the exons ATGCAGACCAATATGTCTGGAGAAACGAAGACCTCGACTGGCCTCGCCGCCAAGATGGAGAAAAAGCGCAAGCGACAGGCCGAGGAGCCCTCCAAGCAGAGCAAGTCCGACGCTCCGAATAAATCTACAGGTGCCGCTTCTGATGGccccaaggacaagaaaagaaagagtgggaagaacaagaaagacaagaaagacaaggaggaTCAAGCAGACAAACCAAAGACTATTAAGGGGGAGCCTCTGCAGAAAGAGCGCAAGGGAACTGTTGACGAGGCCATCGGGAAGATGGACGGGCGGTTGCTCGCCGACCACTTCATTCAGAAAGCCAAACGGCACAATAAGGAGTTGACTGCGGTTGAATTGAATGATCTTAGTGTTCCAG ACTCGGCATTCCTCGATACATCGTCATTTACCTCTTCGAGAACACTAGAGAATCTTCCTGATTTCTTGAAATCCTTTAATCCTAAAGGGTTTAGCCTTGCAGACTCATCGGAGAAGAAAGGAACCCCGCATACTATTGTCGTTTCACCCGCTGGTCTCCGCGCTGCGGATGTTGTCAG GGCCCTTCGAATGTTTCAAACAAAGGAATCTCCCATTGGAAAACTATTTGCAAAACACATCAAGCTGGAAGAAGCCAAGCAATTCCTCGAACGAGCGCG AGTTGGAATTGGCGCTGGTACTCCGGCCCGTATCTCTGACTTGATCGAAACAG GCTCCCTGAAACTGGATGAGCTGAAGCGCATTGTCATTGACGGTTCTCATGTTGACCAAAAACAAAGAGGGATCTTCGACATGAAGGAAACTCATCTCCCActtctgcagctgctcacTCGACCCGAACTCCGCGAGAGGTATGGGGACATGGGAAAGAAGATTGAGATTCTTGTGTTTTAA